The genomic interval AACCATATAAATCTAAAATGTACGGTGAAAATAAAAAGATCACACACAAATAGAAgaccaaaaaaatcaaaaaaacaaaaccccCAAAAATCAACACGCTAATACCAATAAGTGTGCGTCTCCCAGGCGTATTTACCACATGAACCGATATATCAGAGGCTCCAGAcagttttctgcattttctgGAGTCAgcttgtgttgtgtgtacgtATTATTTCGCAGCATGGAAAACACAGGCATTTTGTGCTTTGGGGTTATCCTCGTGATTTGTGCAGGTAATTTTGTTCGGTTTTTCCTGTCTATACACAGTTATGttgatatgataaaaataaggtaattgaaaataatattatttgagCTTCATTTATAAGAGTTATCATTTTAGCTATATTCTTTGtctgtttaatttataaaaatacaagacTACATACAAAACTGATCGGGCCATTTAAAAAACAAGCTAATCACATGATTATCATGCGGAAATGTAATACATGTGAATTTAAGTATGTTCTGTAAGAAACAGTTACATTGTGTTTAGATTGCAGTTTCGGCCAGTCGAGCTTTCTGAATCAAACGACTCAGTCGCTAGTTTGTGCTCTTGGtctgagaatcataaaaaagattttgtacaaaataaacaaatattccactttattttttaacatttaaaatgttttgttatttcaaacacCACTGATTACCAACAAGGTATGAAGATTTGAAGATTTAGGATTGAGAAGTATGTACGAATATGAGCTAAAATCCCGACGATTCTTTTAAGAACATTATAATATGCTTGGTATGCAAGTGCAAAACAAATGGATCTCCAAGATGTAATAGTTCAACAAGTAAAAACTAGTCGTAgttgtgcattttttttctttacaacaTGGGCTAtgatggctcaagaccacagttatctgccccccgttgaccaagatccggatgtgaatacagaaacaaagagtgcttgtgttcaagtatcaatattttattaaaattgaatgaaaaagaagcaaaaaatgttctttttgcagagaacttgactgaagttgacactctattgcagaaattgatagttttcaatgtaaatattggaaaaatcatagcttgtggaagtctgaaaattagttgtttgtagccgattgactccctggcggaagggttatgtatttgaactcaattttgacagtcgggtcaatggttaacatggtgttttcttgtgattatattttgtgtcttgaattgttctagagatgccatgtccttgtttttcaattggggtgtgtataaagtcaaaagccaggttagtgtctatatgaaacatatagtaaaaataactgtggtctcacgcctgatatagaggaagcttttggaggggtggcctattttaaattgttataaattcttaatttatacagctatctggttgaaatttggccagtcgacagtgcttagccatagaatattggtgtttgagtatgaaatgtgaaaatcttatattacataatataaattaataatatataattttcttatatatttttgacatttttaaaaaaaactactttcactttcaatttaatgtttggaaatagttccaaatgatggtaactaatgaatgaaagcctcactttcaattccaaagtataaatggagggatttttttaacataggaagcagacccaggaggaactgtctgttgaagaccccccccccccccccaccaagctgcccaccagaggccaagctgtacttggtgtttgccaacatgctgtaatttgtaagtacttcaatataatatattagaaaatggtatccaaactgaagtacaaagtgagacagtttggtcataaaagcccattgagactgtttgttccattcctaaatgaatttctttcatgttgtcaatcatttctggtgtggctttaataataatattattttctaatgaaactgctgacttgtatcagtctttggtctgtattgtgcatctattcacacattttgtttgctcttttaagcaaacattacaataattgcaaattctataagcaattaaacaaaacttactgcacataggatgcagaatgatgttttatttagtgtgcatatgattttcagcttatggacaagaaaacatatactttaacaatcacagcaacacaatgagatcccaattttaaagaaataatgccacctttcattaattcattaattcattctatcaatcattcatatatattcattaattcattcatttattcaatttattcattgaaaaacttgacatttctcaaggcaaaataaataaaaagtgagcagctttcataaagaatagagccttttcccttaatgcattaaaaaacacaaccttaatacagtataaatgttttaaaaaccctaatttattgcttattttaatagcgagcctggttgctgtagccacagaggaattttcaaggacaagaaccagtgctggtaaaactgtggtctctgtggttttccataccggctctcggcaaggattttcaagaaaggaataccatctccaagtaagaagaaattctaagcatgtctggtttgaatgcttgcaaaatgtatctgggtactcaataagatgaggtttacctttgagttgttaaaaactgattgcaaaatgtccaaaagactatatattctattaaatttgtcctgaaaatctttgaattcatgaacttttctgcatatttatcacatttatgactatattaaaggttgtgtatgcctcaaatgagtgtttacaggcctttttcaaactttaacagtagtggcagatagttttgtttgtgtaaaacattgcttttgtgtcttgcttgcagatcatgatgtgccaataagctccagttagctgcggccttttccccaggcggtagtcctgcaatctgaatccaggagatgcagctctgaatccaatatttcagaagaatgaagatgttagtcaactctgtagtgcttgtttgtgtgtaaatgattccaatgagtgagatttatagcaaatcaggtgtaaataagcatcttatagacaatagtgaagtgctgtactctgaatttaatgccaaatctagccttcaaaacagattcttaaagtaaattttttttaaaaatgggcataataatgctatctctgcattttctacatcatgtagccacctcatacatgaaaacactagcagttgtcatgaatctttaagttttggtgtgttttttgccatttcctttgttgcgccatttgtcccggaagccaacaatttggcatatagtgttgtttagactgtctattaacacattatcactaaatttcttgtgttaaactgaacagttctgttacctttgtatataagtggaccagaaaagcaaaattttgacaagttgaggcatttcagttgggctctatgtcattttttatataaaacactaagccgatgaagtggaaaaaccttattttgcttagaaaaaatcttaaaagagtaggcaggccagttttgtggtgctgttctatagacaccattaaaagctacaaggaaaactttacttggtcaaattattccaatgcataaggaaataatggctcttcaaaggtttgcggcttaacatttgagggaaatggctgtttctgctttttatgaaaataccacaggtgctaatacttgtctcattcatttagtgtttgatatatcattgccaaactttcagtatgtgttgcatatagcctgaagctgaactataggagttttgaagtctgtttctgaaaaaatgttgcttaaataggctcaagaccacagttatctgccccccgttgaccaagatccggatgtgaatacagaaacaaagagtgcttgtgttcaagtatcaatattttattaaaattgaatgaaaaagaagcaaaaaatgttctttttgcagagaacttgactgaagttgacactctattgcagaaattgatagttttcaatgtaaatattggaaaaatcatagcttgtggaagtctgaaaattagttgtttgtagccgattgactccctggcggaagggttatgtatttgaactcaattttgacagtcgggtcaatggttaacatggtgttttcttgtgattatattttgtgtcttgaattgttctagagatgccatgtccttgtttttcaattggggtgtgtataaagtcaaaagccaggttagtgtctatatgaaacatatagtaaaaataactgtggtctcacgcctgatacAGTTTTTTTACCGACTCAGAGCTACCTGTGTTATTCACACCGGTTCGTCGCGGCCGAACCCGGCATGCGTTCCTTAGTTTTAAACGTGGGTGGTAATCAGTCACTAGGTAAACAACGCGGCTTGatttatttttggatttttttgcTCCCATTTCCACCCATGCGTTAGCTGATAAGCGCTTGCAGGTCCAGATGTTCCAACACCTTGTTTATAGAATTATAATCAATAAAGGTTATTGTCAggatttaatttaaatgttgtatAAAACGGCATGTTCTAAAACATGGCCTGGCCTTGCCTGCTGACGGCATTTTGTGTCGAGCCAGGTcgggccaggccaggccagacCAGATTATATACATAATGAGAGTTTAAGCTCTGAATATACTGAACACCATGATAcacctttatttaaaaataaaactgcttGAGTATGAAAACAATCGGAGATTTATTTAGATGTAGTTTAactaaatacataattaattaaCTTTCTCATACAAAAATCAGGTTTTCAATTGAGCTATGAATGTAGTTTTGAACAACTTTTTGTTCAACTATATGAACTGTAAGATGGATTTTCGACATcttaaataaagacaaaacataaaaatcatcacaaatatatatatatatatatatatatatatatatatatatatatatatatatatatatatatatatatatatatgtatgtatgtaaatcTTGAGTTTGATTTAATGATTCGATTTTTAAACCCAGAACTGTGCacttaattaaaaacaaaattatccgATAAGTGTTAACAATGTTCCAATGTATTCAATTAAACTACTTTTTAATCTAAGTAAaactcagaaaaaaatcattacattaaacatgcaatttcattttttaataaaggtATATCATTGTGTTCCAGTATATTCAGGGCTTGTACtctcaaaatgtataaaatatggtCTGGCCGGAAACAAAATGCTGAGTCAGGCGGGCCAGGCCAGGCTaggccaggttttagaacatgccGTATACAACTTGGGTAAAGTCTTCGAAGGATTTATTTTGGTGAGTTTGCACACATAactgatttgattggttaattgtaaatattgacCGGTCAATACACATTATGGCTAGCTTTGGTCATACCCAAGTATTAACCAGTATTACTCCACTGCTTGCAGCTAATGTATACGAATGTATGATGCATAATATTGCCTTTCCAAATTATAATAGAATATAAAGGATAGACATCCAGTATACAAAATGGCAATCGTTGTTTTCTGTTCTAATGTCTTTTAATAGCAAACGCATTCgctttttagactatctgcgcatgcgcgcaggtattcttaagaccgcaaactccaaagaactacttcttttcatgtcgttttaacccattttttgtctcaatgcgctctatctttagcagaatgacgtcgaaccataaaaatagattagttgttttccagtccgagtatgagttcttgcttgttcggctatttcggcgctgtatttctgtattccggcgttttatttttagcagaatataactataaatatttttagatcgctatatttatcagattaatgtgggtcaaaataatggaggctctggtagggaggtaacataatgatattcacCCTGAGTTTAGCCAAAGATGttccagaaattattaccgaccgcaagtgtcccatcgcctgcatggtttgttattataacctgacgtgaccctgaagcacgcttatttgtaagggtgtattttttatattacttttatgagataagaaacaaaaatgaatgtctGAGTGTCAAAAAAGTTGTATCTCAGGCTTCGCGTTGCTAATgattcaaatactatgatttgcctgctatacaataacaaaatactagtcattctatgattttaggcgtttttatttcttataagatgttttcatttttttgcataaaagcttcgttccggtgtattcttggcatagttttagacataaggctttaaatttatattagcacatatgccctgatacgacagtgagttatgcatacgtttggtgaagcaaagtagttcggattaaacctgtaaaacatccaaagagtgcgaaccattcataacagcactagtactatttctacaccgatacttatataaaacataaataacatgaatttatcaataaaacttgaaaaagcacaatcatattctcattcttagaacagacaatttcagataatttaaaaatagtttcaactacattaactgaccgttattctaaacatagtttctacatacattaactgaccacatgtttgtccaaaccgcgggaaaacgaccatcttataagctctgcattttgaaaggaataATTGCTAAAgttgttcataaaatcaaatcattttccttaaacaattaaaacgtgtatgttcataaaactggTCTTACGtgtgatatctaatcaaagcaccgaaaaacctttagaagcgattgaaaggggcaggcattatatcattaaatacatggggattgggggatacgtcgactgaagtgataagctgtgaattttgaatggaattattgctgaagttgtttgtaaacaaatgattttcctttaacaaaacgtgtatgttcataaaaggaaatgatatatatgatgtatcatactttcctatcgtatgatatctaatcaaagcaacgaaaaccctttagaaacgattgaaaggggcaagcattgtaacattaaatacatggggatgggggattGCGACGATTGAAGTGACGTTTACATAGACAAAATGACACAAAACGCCATAAAATAGacatagatatgtttgtttcctcgcccaatCTGGGCACAAGCGCTCTTGACCCTCGGCACAGTTTTCACATTTATATATGCGCCCTTCACCGATTcccattgttcaaataaaatttgcacctctcacatatttgcccgcagatagtcctCTAGCGCATTCGCGCTTTGATTTTTTTACGAAATCCATGCACACATCTGTTCGACTAGGCCTGAGCATGTTCAGGAAACAATATTAATATCGACCGAAGTTTGGAGCGTATAGCAAATCTCATGAGATGCAAAAATGAGTTAACGTAATTGTGCATTCATGTATTGCTTCAAGCCGGAATCTTTAGTTTTTCCTCAAAACATCAAGATAGCACTGCGAATGTAGGAATATGTAAAGACAGCCAATGTGTTTGCAAGATAAATTTATCTTGGCAAGTTAACACATGCTGGGACGTATACGAAAACAGTGTTTGGTTAATATCATAATGCGCAAAATTGCGTCTTATTTCCGACGGTagattaaattgaaaatgttgaGAATGCTTGGATTTCATTAGGAAGTccttaagaataaaaaaaagattatggAGGAAAACTGACAGTATTTAATACCATTAATATGGCTGTTTTTCTTAAAGTTTATTTCTAGTCCAGGGAAATTGCCTCCCAAACTCTTCATTTTGAGAAAAGGGCTTATCAGTCCATAAAATTGAACCAGTCTATAAATCACCACTCAGCATGTCATCCTGCTAGGCTATTTACTGTGTGTATTCCCAGATGTTTCTTGTACTGACCACTTTCAGTATATTCGCATGGAGTTTGTCATGAATGAATAACAtgtataatcaaagcactgacaGTGCTGAACGTGTTTACTATACTAAATCGGTTCTGGAAAATACGATGTACAGCTTGGTTCTTAAAAACATGTGTTAGAAATTTAATACTAGCTGGGCAGTCAGTAATTATAACTCTGTGGCTTGCTTTAGATCATTATCACAGAGGGGTTAATTAACACTGGCCCTGGGTAACCTTTATCAAAATGACTATTTTAAGCTTTCTGATGTTGAATTAAGCGTGTCATTCCGTTGTGTCATTGGTAGTAAAGTAAGACATAAATGACTGGTGCCCCATATCATTgggttttcatttaaaagtttaaaattgatcgataacaaatatattaaataaataataaacggctaaaatgtatgaaacataaaatattgcagtttttttctgaattttagCTGAAAGCGTACGTAAAACGATTTCTTGGCAATTCTTCATGTTCAAAACAGCTTACGATAGAACTTCATAGATTGAtagcctcggtccatatacacattcgggggctgactggccggtccttataatgtcatatgacccacagtggtgtgttatatttcttaaattgcGTTAAAGTGATcagtaaatatatcagtttttatCGGTTTAAATCTTTAATACTTCCTATTGgaaaacacagaaaataaattgttgatTATGATAATGCCTCTGCTCACTTCAGAGCAATACTATTGACTGCTACGTCGATTTTTAACACTTCAGAGCAATACTATTGACTGCTACGTCGATTTTTAACACTTCAGAGCAATACTATTGACTGCTACGTcgattgtttacattttcctacgaatgaagactttaaacaatgataacttcACTGTTtctgcaccattttaaatgaaacatggcgcagCCTTAGCCGCTTACAGAGACCTGCTTTTCGGTTATTTTCCTAGATATATATTtggagtttagtttcttaaaacacttcaaccAACCTCCTCCACAAAATGGCCGTCTGACGGAGAACTGTCAgaacattattttagaaacaggtCTGTCGAAAGGTTTGATGAAACTAACCACCCTTTCAAATCTGGTAATGCAATAAAGGCTTGACTATTTAAGCGGAATGGCTTGCCCTTTGtctcatttaaaatggtgaatagaaataaaaattatctttCTTTAAAGTCTTCACTCGACGGAAAATGTTGCATGCATTTACCGCACTTAAATGGCTGTGTGTCTGCGTCGCATTCATGAAACCATTTATTTCGGTAAATACATAGTGATAACCTTTGACAATTACTTAGCCATTAAGCATACATATTACCAACACTGGCTTCTATTTTTCAGATgacattcaatttttatgtGATATTATGTTGCAATGATAGAATATtatcaaaagttcaaatacgaggtaatgtaataaaaatacgACAGCATATGCTCAATTTAGCCGAAAAGCTGTAGTACTCTTTCTTTAAATACGTTTAGCCTGGATTCACCACATTATGTTCATCTTTGTTCAAAGCCATATGCTGTTTGGTGAGTGTACATACATCTCGATATCAAGATTGTctgaacaaaatgtttattacttaAATAATGTAAGCGAGTCCTTTTTATGCTTTTCAAATATGGGTACGTTATCAACAGTCTACAATTGCACGGCATTAGCCGCTATACAAACCTTGACATAAGTCTTTTCTTCGggtgatataattattattacccTCGCGTGGGTCAAAAATAGACATTTATAATTTCCAATAGTCgactttttgcataaattgttGGACCAAACTTTCTCCcttgtgaaaaaaaatgattgtgatCTGCTTAACGAACTTGTTATTTAATGTGTCATTAATTGTAAAGGTTTCATTATGAATGTATCAGTTAATTCGTTAGATTAAAAATCCGTGATAGATGAcgcaaaaaaaaaactaaaaaaaaactaacgTTATAAAAGCGCCGGAGAAAATAATCACCTTATAGTTGTTAATTATGATCTTGTTGATTCCATTATGTTATCATTTCTTTAACAATAGCTTGCTGATAAAATAtaagattgcagtttttcatatgtacgttcgaaaattgtacgaatacattcggaactcctcggccattttctcgaaaacaaCTTCGTCCGTATATGGACGGTTTGAATACTCAGAaataagtccgctgcaagtagatcgcgtagtcaTTAAATTAAGCAGCTGAAGTTAATGACTATACTCTTGgcaatcttaattatgtttgcaatagtattcttcactggtaatcaatttaaagttagttaaatgaatataagctaaaacactacacttaattaatgaaataatttaaaaaaatacgaactacgtctactgatgtaccggcatacatccgatgttCTTTTCGATAAAAGTTGCCGAGAAGCTCCGAACGgaacaaataatgaaagtaACAAGATTTACAGCACATTTTgataagcgcttaccaccttAGACTTGGGTAATCAGATATGCAATTTTCAGACTCGCGTTCtatgtgacagtatcatgtAAACTGGTCAACAcggtactgtcagtgtgtgGCAGTTTGAAAATGTCCATGATgggtatatgagaaattaacataGCCAGGTCACATGTTGTATAATAACATATAATGCTTACCCTCGAAGGTGGCAACCCCGCCTAACGCCTCGGATGACATTAACGTTTTCGGGTTAATATTATCTGCTATAACCGTCAatgtaatttgatatttatatcatgttAACACGATGATAcctgtttaaataatatattggaACGACATATCAactcattttaatgtttagctCCCGCGAATGGATAACTTTTAAGCTTCCCgatcgaaaaaaacaacaatatgtgATGTGATCTTGCCAAATATTTTTAGGTTTCTTGTAGCATGTTTCCGACTATCAGAAAATGGTGCCTTCTGTGTGATTACAATGATCAACTCACttaaatacaaatgattttGCAGTGGAAACTCATATGGACTAAAGAAGGTTCTGGTGGCTATATTCTACATAGAATGTGACTCATTTAGTATTCATTTTAggggttttgtttgtttgttaaggATAGCTTGATAGGTTTTTGTACTAAGGGTTGAATCTGACCGTTTTGAAGTCCccaattaatataaacaatgccCCCCAAAACACATGACATTCCCAAATTTGCTCAAGAGCAGAATAAGGAGGATAAAGGAGAGAAAAGCAAAGAAATGGCCGTTCAATATGTGAACTTAGAACGTGCATCTGTGTGCCTGTGTTAAACCTAAATCAAAATTGCaacaaacaatttaacatagttGGATAAAGTGACCTTTAATACTATCGCATATACACTATATGTCGTGTTTGTAGTGTTTctattatgtattttgttaacGTAGTTTACAAGaaacttaaatgataaataagatAGCAGTTTATGAAAACACATTACATAATATACAAGTTTATAAGATAAGCAAAcgcatttaaaaagaaactttaaCATAGTATGCAAGTATAATACTAGTTtacaaactttaaataaaataacaatttggtTAATAAGTGAACTTaccattatttgttaaaactttaatatgatcgacaaacagaaaacagtgtctacaaaaaagcaaaaatagaagaaagaaaTAATATCGTTACGATTTGCATGagttaaagataaatatatattgcatatatttcGTGTATCAAAATAATTGAGTCTGAAAATAAGTCATCATGAACATTGACTGCGCAGAATAACTCAGTATACAGTGCAAGCCTTTGAACGCccatagaaaatatttatatgtcatAACGTAATTTCAAAGGAAAAACACGTTTTGTTTCAGGAACAACTCACGGGATTGACTGTTACACATGCAACTCTTTGATGGAGCCAAACTGCGAAGATGACTTTAATCATGCCGGTATAACGGTGGAGAGTTCCTGTGCCCAGTGTATGAAGAGCAAGGGCAAGGTCAGGGACAATCAGGGTATGTATCTAGATTATAAAACTTGTGTTTAGCAAGGGCAAGGTCGGGGACAATCACGGTATGTATCTAGATTATAAAACTTGTGTACAGCAATGGCAAAGTCGTAGACAATCAGGGTATGTATCTAGATTATAAAACTTGTGTACAGCAATGGCAAAATCGTAGACAATCAGGGTATGTATCTAGATTATAAAACTTGTGTACAGCAAGGGCAAGATCGGGGACAATCAGGGTATGTATCTAGATTATAAAACTTGTGTACAGCAATGGCAAAGTCGTAGACAATCAGGGTATGTATCTAGATTGTAAAACTTGTGTACAGCAAGGGCAAGGTCGTAGACAATCAGGGTATGTATCTAGATTATAAAACTTGTGTACATCAAGGGCAAGGTCGGGGACAGTCAGGGTATGTATCTAGATTATAAAACTTGTGTACAGCAAGGGCAAGGTTGGGGACAATCAGGGTATGTATCTAGATTATAAAACTTGTGTACAGCAATGGCAAGGTCGTGGAATATCAGAGTATTATCTAGTTTATAAAACTTGTGAACAGCAAGGGCAAGGTCAGGGACAATCAGGGTATGTATTTAGATTATAAAACTTGTGTACAGCAATGGCAAACTCGTGGAATATCAGAATATGTATCTAGATTATAAAACTTGTGTACAGCAAGGGCAAGGTCGGAGACAATCAGGGTATGTATCTAGATTATAAAACTTGTGTACAGCACGGCAAAGGTCGGAGACAATCAGGGTATGTATCTAGATTGTAAAACTTGTGAACAGCAATGGCAAACTCGTGGAATATCAGAATATGTATCTAGATTATAAAACTTGTGAACAGCAAGGGCAAGGATGGGGACAATCAGGTTATGTATCTAGATTATAAAACTTGTGAACAGCAAGGGCAAGGATGGGGACAATCAGGGTATGTATCTAGATTATAAAACTTGTGTACAGCAATGGCAAACTCGTGGAATATCAGAATATGTATCTAGATTATAAAACTTGTGAACAGCAAGGGCAAGGATGGGGACAATCAGGTTATGTATCTAGATTATAAAACTTGTGTACAGCAAGGCAAAGGTCGGAGACAATCAGGGTATGTATCTAGATTATAAAACTTGTGTACAGCAAGGCAAGGTCGGGGACAATCAGGGTATGTGTCTAGATTATAAAACTTGTGTTTAGCAAGGGCAAGGTCGGGGACAATCAGGGTATGTATCTAGATTATAAAAGTTGTGAACAGCAAGGGCAAGGTCGTAGACAATCAGGGTATGTATCTAGATTATAAAACTTGTGTATAGCAAGGGCAAGGTCGGGGACAATCAGGGTATGTATCTAGATTATAAAACTTGTGTACAGCAAGGGCAAGGTCGGAGACAATCAGAGTATGTATCTTGATATAAAACTTGTGTAAGTATTATTTTACTTTcgcatgttgttgttgttgttgttttttgttaatgtGTCCTGTATGTAACACAAATTCTATTATTATAGCGCGAGGACAAAATAAAGaatgtaatgaaattttgatgtgattttcaaaagaaatctgATGGAGCATTAATGATACATGGAACACTGTAAAAGTTGAATGATTGACTAAATTCCACCAACATTTCGCTATCATTTAAATACAGAGTAAATGTCAAAGTAgatgaaaattgttaaaaataagaaattaaaaacacCGTGCAACCAGCGTTACCTAGCAAAGTTTTACCAGAGGTACCCA from Mya arenaria isolate MELC-2E11 chromosome 7, ASM2691426v1 carries:
- the LOC128241528 gene encoding protein quiver-like, translated to MENTGILCFGVILVICAGTTHGIDCYTCNSLMEPNCEDDFNHAGITVESSCAQCMKSKGKVRDNQVVMRTCSMMALGNDGDCHEESRDGAEKNVCFCNSDNCNGTPHMRIALATVVTTVLIAFRVL